In Dasypus novemcinctus isolate mDasNov1 chromosome 8, mDasNov1.1.hap2, whole genome shotgun sequence, the genomic stretch CCCCAGGGCAATGTGTTTATTAAAGACGCATCtgaggaagggggggggggaggtaaaaTGTCACTGcgccaaaaatgtaaaaaataaagcaaacttaATACAAGGTGTGAAATTGTCAAATTGTGGATAATTGCTCCGTCCAGGTGACAGGTATGGGGGCTTTCCTGCTGGTCACTCTTCTCTAAATTAAAAACACCCCCGCCCGGTCCTGCACACTTGCCTCCCTTGACCGTGGCCCTCTGGGCAGGGAGGTCTCAGGATACGGAGACCCCGCTCCGGCTCCGCGCGCCCCTCGCACCTGCCCGCATCAGCGGCCACCCCTGGCTGCCCTGACTGGCTGCAGGAACAGAGGGACGGCGGCCACGGGGACCTCTGCCCAGCCTACCCCCCCAGGGCCTGAGCCAGGCTAAGTCCAAGTGACCCGTGGCCTGGGAACGCCACTCCCCTTCCACCTTTCTCCTGCCCTCGGGCCAGCAGGTCGCCCTCCAccaaccccacacacacactccttttTGGAAGGGTCCCAAgtgggaaaagggcaggctgccCCATGGCCAGGGACACACTCCCTCAGAGGGGCTACCTTGGGGGTGGGGCAGCCTGGGAAGGGGCATCTGGCCCCGGCAGTTCAGTCCAGGCTGTCTCCTTTGGCGCTGCCCTGTGCCGGCCACACCAGGGCAGCCATTAGCCAGTTTTCCACTCGGAAGCCAGCGGCTCCCAACTCACTGCAGATGACGCCCAGCCCCCAGAGGGCCAGAGCACCCAGGAGCCGGGCTAGGCCCTCTCTGACCCACCTCCTGGCTCACTCGCTCCTTCCCCCTCGAGCGCCAGCCTCAGGGCCTTAGCACGGCCTGGTACAGTCCTCCCAGCTGCCCAGCTGGCTCCCTCGGCCCTCTGGCCTCCTGCTCAAATTCCACGCTGCTGGGTCCGCAGCCCACCACCCACCCTGCTCCAGCACTCCTCGTCTCCCTTCCACTTTCTTTAGCCCGGAGCATGTACCGCCTTCTGGCCTACTGTGAAACACCATGGGGTGTTTATTGCCCTTCACCTTGGGAGGGTGGCCCGGCTGGAGAggcatgtgggaggagtgggggagggcgTGGGCAGGCGGCCCCCCCCTGGGGCCCAGCAAGCAGGGGTACGCCCGCCCGGCTCACCCAGGAGGTGCTGAGAGAGGGCTGCGGCCGCAGGAGGGAAAGCAGTGGGACTGGCTGCGTTCCGGCAGGTGCAGGCGGAGCGGGAACCGGGCACCGCCCTCAAGTCCAGCACTGGGCCGCACCCTGTCGAGAACGCCTCGTGCTCCTCTGAACTGGGCACGCTCTTAGTAGCTCCGACTCCCTTCATACGTCTGTGAGCGAGTCACCCCACTCGGCCCTCGTGCCGTCCTCGTCTGGCTCGGGTGTCCGTGAGAGCTGGCTTCGGAAGGCAAGGCCAGCAGCTCCTCGACTTCTAGGCTCCTGTGGAAGCCTCTGCTTTCCGGCGATGCTGAGGCGGTACCAGCTTTGGGCTCTTTTCCGTCTTTTCTCAGGGTGTTCTTAAAACCATCTGCTGAGGTGTAGTTGACGGGAGACGAACTGAACACACTTAGAGTACAACTTGGTAAGGGTGGGCACCTCCACGCACCTGAGAAGCATCACAGGCACCTCCCCCAAAAGCTGactctcaccccccaccccacacccaggGCCCTGCTGATCTGCCCGTTGTCACTGCAGGTCAGTTTGCACTCACCAGACTCTTAATGCTTCCTGGAGGTCTGGCTCCTTCAGCAGCACAAGCAAGACTCAGCCGAGTAGCTGCTGCGAGCACCGCAGCAGGTCCTTCCCCACCCGGGCAGCCGCCGCCGGCTGCTCCGCAAGCTGCTTTTCCTTCCCCTTTGATGGGCATTCGGGTTGTTTGCCGTTTTTGTCGGTTACAAGCACGGCTGCTGCGCATATCCTTGTTCAAGCCTTCATGTGGTTGTATGTCCACGTGGTTGTATGTCCACAGGGTTGTGTGGTTGTATGTCCATGTGGTTGTATGTCCACATGGTTGTATTCCATGTGGTTGTAATGTCCACATGGTTGTATGTCCACACAGTTGTATGGTTGTATGTCCGTGTGGTTGTATGTTCCGTTTCTCTTGGCTCCACACACAGGAGTAGAATAAGCAGCTCACGTGGCAGGTTATGTTTCACCTTGTAAGAAAtcaccaagctgttttccacagtgctTGGTAGCATTGCCACAGCAGTGAGCGCTCAATACCTCCACAGCCTCACCGCCACGGACTAGTGTCACCGTTCAATTCTAGCCAAGCAAATAGGTGCAAGTGGGGACTCATTGTAGTCTTTCCTTTCGATGAGTGTTTCAAAATACATACATGTTTCCTCTCCTGCTCTTTCCCTAACAGGTAGCGAGTAGTTCAGTAAAGAACAGCAGGTTCTTCTCCAGGGATAAGGTCTTGCTTCAGGGATCATAATAATTGGATAGAAAATGGTAGCTCTTGTGAggtcaggctaatgtgtcaactcggctgGTTGATCGCATTTATAACCAACCAGGGAGGCTGCCGTCAGCTATGAGTGAATGCCTtaaatcagttgaatgccttaaaagggaagtgattccagcattgagagagaattccccagctcgtctttggacagccagcgtctcccagaactcgtcaagaaccttcactggactttcattggagctcctggttgcacctgcctgggaatctggacttgtgcatcccacggtcacgtgagactcgtaaaatctcacactattgaCAGGTCTCTCCTGTTGCTTCTGCCTCTAGAGAATCCTGATAATGCCACACACTTCAGGAAGGTTCCTCTGCTCTCCTGGGTCCCTTTGGACTCCGTTTCTCTCTCGCTGTGTAATAGAGAAGGTCCACTGCTCGCTCGCAGGGTGGCCTTCCTGCTTCTGTGATGGCGTTtgttggaaagaaaggaaagagaaattgggGGTGGAGAAAGAAAAGCAGAGGAGCCGCAAACCGGGGGAGAGTGTCCATCCTGAGCCTTGGCGGCCCTGACATCGAGCCACTGGACTCTTCGAGGACAGCCTGTGAGCCGCCACCATGCTGCAGATCCGGGTCCAGCTTCAGAGCCTTCCCGCTGCCGCTGGTGGCTCCTCTTGCCGCGCCCACCGCTTACTGTCCTCCGTGAGTTCATCTGTGGCGAAGGACCCGTCCACGGTCACAGTGTGGCGATGGGCGTGGACGTCTTGCCGTCGCCTCAGGTTTAAGCCTCCACTTGGCAGGACCTTCCCGTCCCCACCACCCAGAGCCATCCTGCTGTGGTTTGGTGTGCGTCTCCCCATGGCCAGGGACACCGTGCCGTTTTCAAGTGCTTATCGGCCATCCATAGCTGCTCTTTGCTGACATGGCCGTTCCCCTTGGGTCCATTTTAACTGGGTGTTTGTTTCCTTATGGTTGAGTTTTGATCTGTTCTGGAAATTCTTTAGCGGCTATGTGATCTGCAAATATTCCCTCTCCACCTTGTTTTTTCTCTCAGcggcttgtctttttattctcctAAAGGCATGTGTCAACAAGCAGAAGCTTTTAATTtggatgaagtccaatttatcgatttttttcttttatggaccGTGCTTTTGGTGGAGACCCCGTGACCCACTTGAGTCCATTTTTGCCTGTGGTGTGAGGTGTGGAGCAAAGGTGTTTGTTTCGGTTTGTTTagagatttatttacttctcccccacccccgtggTTGCActcgctgtgtctgttcgttgtgtgctctctgtgcctgctttCCCTGCCGAATCGCCCTTTGCCAAAGCCAGATGTCCGTTCATGTGGGGCCCGTCTCTGAACTCTCTCTTCTGGTCCATTGGTTCGTGTGAATGTCTTCAGCCAGCATCACCCTGTCCTGActgctgtacttttttttaaagcaggtaccagggattgaacccagcacctgtacatgtgaagcaggtgcttaaccactgagctacacctgctctgcttaACTGCTGTACTTTTCTAAACTTGAAATGCTAACGTGACCTGGCCATCTTTGTTGCTCTTTTCCAGGGTTGTTTCAACTCTTTCCAccctttgcatttccatgtaaattttagaacTGGTTTGTCAATTAACAAAGCCCCACGGGAATTTCACTGAATCTATAGCTCACTTTGGGGGAGAACTGGCATCTTAACAATGCTAAGTTTTTCCAACTCATGAACGCAGCCTATCTCCCCATTCATTTAggtgttatttaatttctcctgTGGTGTACAGTAGTTTGCAGCGCAGATTTATCCCTAGTATATCATATTTTTGATACTACTGTAAATGAAGCTTCAGGGCAGTAAGTATTTGACTCCCTTTCCAGTTCCTTCTACACCTATTCAGGTTTCCCAGAAAACCATCCATTTCATAAGGATCAGCAAATCTATTGTCAAGTTGTGTGTAGTACTTCCTTACAACTTAGAAATCTCCGCTGCACTTCGGATACGTCCCCGTCCTCTTTGCTGGGAAGGATCAGAAGGTTCATGTGGACCACACATTTTGGGTCACCCCTCCTGGAGGGTCTAACCCCCTTCTTTTGAAAACGGGCCGCTGACTTAGGGACTTGTTCTAAGAAGCAGATGCGACCCAGCGACCCGGCTCCAGCTGGTGTTTTCTCCTGGGATGCCCGCCCCTCATTCCAGCCACCCCGGGTCAGCACTACCTGCCGGCACcggccgccccagccaggccggccacgcccagcaccaagccagcccagcacccagcccaAACGGGACCAAGATCAACGGCCGACGATGCATGCCCGCGTCTTCCAGGGCTGCGCCGAGTCCACTCGGCTCGCACGACGGAATCTACTGTCTCAGCTCTGGACGTGAGGAGCCCGCGGCAAGGTCGCGCCAGGCCCCGGTGCGCTGCCTCTGTCTCGGGCTAGGCGTGGCTCCGTCTGCGCCGTCGCGTGGCGAGCCCGCTCCTCTCTGGCGTCTACTCACAGACCGTGTCCAAGTTTCCTGTGCTTCTCCGAAGTCCAGGCTCACGGGCGAAGGCCTTCCCGGCCCAGCCCGGCCCCACCTCGGCAGAGCCCTCGAGGATCCTGGTCAGCTACCGGGGCAGGGCCTgctccaaccccccaccccatctgGGGTGGCTGTGACGCAGCAGTAGACAACTAGCCTGGCCCATGCAGGGGGAATTACCACCCGTTGGAGGAGGGGCCGTGAACGCTCCTGCCTCTGCTTCCTCACCGCCGGAGCCCCCCTCAGCCTCCCCAGCACCCCCTTTCACACCCTTCGGGCCTAGCACTGCCGCGATGACAAATTAGCCGCCACTTGCCTGCCTGCACGAAGAAAGCACATTTCCCACACTGTGGATTGGCAGCTCTGCTCCAAGCCCGATTAGCCGCAGGCGCCGGCAGGTCGTGCTGGCACTGCCACTCCGTCACTGGTGAAGCAGGTGACGTGGCCCCCCCGACTCCGGCGAGCGGGTGGGACTCCCACCCCCCAGGCCAGCACAGGTCGCGGTGCCCCTGAGCTCCTGCCCCACCACGGCCCCAGCGCAGCCCCTGCTCAGCCTCCCCCACCTGGAGGTGGGGGCACGGGGGACAGCCGTCTCCCCGCTCTGGGAACGCCGTCTTCCCCTGACCTCTGACCCCAGCTCCGGgctgccctcctccctccccgtCCGCTCGCTCCTGTCTGCGGCTGCCCTTCCGCGGGCTCCGTGTCGTGGGGCGGACGCTGGCCCGTCCTCCCTccgccctccccagcccctcacctCCTCGGAGCTGGAGGCCCCGCCCACATCGCGCCCCCCTACCAACGCGGACCCCACGCTGATAGAATTGCTCACTACCTAGGAAAAGCCGATTGCTGTGGGCTGTGGACAGCGTTTTGTAGATACCCACGTAAACACGGCCCATATTTAGGTTTTGCCGATTTCTTTTCGTGTTTGGGAGCCCCGCCCCGCCCATCGGCGCAGGTTCCGCCCCTCCCGGCTCCGGAGGCCCCGCCCAGGCGCGACCCCGGCCCCGGGGAGCCCCGAGCCCCACCCTGCGCAGGCGCCGGAAGACCCAAAACCAGCCTAGGCCCCGCCCCGCCGGAGGCCCCGCCCCACAGCCAGTCCCCGCCCAAACCCGCCCATCCGCCGAAGGCGCCGCCCCCCTGGGCTCTGGAAGCCCCGCCCGCGGCTAGTCTCCTCTCTGCGCAGGCGCCCGAAGCCCGACTCCGGAAGCGCCCGCGCGCAGGCGCCCGGAGCCCCGCAGCAGGCTCCGCCTCTGCCCGGCTCCCGCAGGCCCCTCCGCGCCCCTCCGCTGCGGGATGCCATGGTGCCGCCGCCGCTGCTGCCGCCCCTCTGCACGCTGCCGGCGGGCCCCGGGCGCCCCCGCTTCGTGTGCTACTGCGAGGGGGAGGGCAGCGGGGACGGGGGCGGCTTCAACCTCCAGTGAGTGGCGGGGGCGGCTCGCGGGGACGCGGGGTTCCTGAAGGTCCTGCTGCCGCTCGCGCCTGACGCCCCCTCCTGCCCAGGGTGACCGACGCCGCGGAGCTTTGGAGCACCTGCTACACGCCGGACAGCCTTGCGGCCCTTGTGGGTAGCGGGAACGTCAGGGCGGGCCTGGGATCCCGCAGCGCCCATGCCTTTGGGGAGAAGGGGGTCTGGGATTCCCGAGAGTGGTCTGGGCACaggactcccccccccccccacacccgtCTGCGGTAGCTGTAGTTCAGGTGGCGCTCACATCAGGCAAATCTGGGGTCTTTCCCATCTGGACATTCTTCCAGGCTCTGGAGGCCCCAGCAGCGTCAGGGGTCCCAAGTGGCTCTGAGGTCGGGCAGGTTGGGGGTGGTGCCCTGTGAGTCCAGGGTCCCAGGCAGCTGGTGACCAGCCCCTGTGCCCTGCAGAAAGCCCATTTTGGCCTGAGTGCTGCCGAGGACATCATCCACCGGCTCAGGTGAGGCCGTACTCTGGacgatgggggtgggggggcggggggagcaggTGGCCCTGGCCACAGCTCTCAGCACCCTTCCTTTCCCAGAACAGCCTGCGAGCAGGACGCTGTGACCCTGACGCTTCAGGAGGACAGAGTATCCCTGGCCCTTTCTGGGGGTCCCTCGGCCCTGACCGTTGACCTCTCAAAGGTGCCGAGTCCAGAGGCAGCCCCTAGGTTGCAGGCACTCACGCTGGGCCTGGCCGAGCACGTGTGCAGGCTGGAGCGGCAGCTGGCAGGTAGGGTGGGGATGGGTACCCCACGCCTAAGCCGGGGACTCCCTGCCCATGCCCCCTTTCCTGGTGCCGAGCCGGACACCCACTGGCTTTCTTGTCCAGCCACGATGGAGACCgctgccagccccaggaagagccCCCGGCCAGCAGGGCCCCAGCTCTTTTTACCAGGTaaggtgccccccccccccacgccagcccgtgactcagtttccccagaaCAAGCCCATCCTGAGCCTCACGGTCCAGAGAGGAGCTTTCCACGTGCAGGTGCGGCTGAGACTGGGGGTGCTGCTAGGTTCAGGGCAGGACCCTCAATCCTTTCCCATCCTGTTTCCCCCAGACCCAGATCCTCCAAGAGGCAGCCCTGGACCCGGAGCCAGGAGGCCGTGTCCTGGAGAGTCGCTCATCAACCCCGGCTTCAAGAGGTACTGCCCTGCCCACCCTCCCGCCCacgcccaggccccaggccctcaCTGGGcaccctctcctctgtccccAGTAAGAAACCTGCCAGAGGCGTGGACTTCGAGGACTCCTGAAGGCTGTGCAGGAGGTGTGACACCACCAGGAATgagcctgggaggggagg encodes the following:
- the PAXX gene encoding protein PAXX isoform X2, whose protein sequence is MVPPPLLPPLCTLPAGPGRPRFVCYCEGEGSGDGGGFNLQVTDAAELWSTCYTPDSLAALKAHFGLSAAEDIIHRLRTACEQDAVTLTLQEDRVSLALSGGPSALTVDLSKVPSPEAAPRLQALTLGLAEHVCRLERQLAATMETAASPRKSPRPAGPQLFLPDPDPPRGSPGPGARRPCPGESLINPGFKSKKPARGVDFEDS
- the PAXX gene encoding protein PAXX isoform X1, whose amino-acid sequence is MVPPPLLPPLCTLPAGPGRPRFVCYCEGEGSGDGGGFNLQVTDAAELWSTCYTPDSLAALKAHFGLSAAEDIIHRLRTACEQDAVTLTLQEDRVSLALSGGPSALTVDLSKVPSPEAAPRLQALTLGLAEHVCRLERQLAATMETAASPRKSPRPAGPQLFLPDPDPPRGSPGPGARRPCPGESLINPGFKRNLPEAWTSRTPEGCAGGVTPPGMSLGGEGVPRGPTPAPLLLLLKPLPGK